The Streptomyces fungicidicus nucleotide sequence TCCAGGGCTCCCAGCGGCCGGGGACGAGGCCCGTACGGGTGAATTCGGGGGCGTCGGCGGAGCGCAGCCCTTCGTTCACGCCGGTCACGTACGCCCGTACCCACTCCGCCGTTCCGGGGTCGGTCCGCTCCAGCTCGTCCCAGCAGCGGCGGGCCGTGTCGGACAGGCGGGCGCGGCGGACGAAGCGGTCCCAGGGGAGCGCCTCGGGGCCGAGGAAGGACGCCGAGGTGCCCTGGGCGCGGTGCCGTTCGACCTCGAGCTGCCAGGCCCGGTCGAGCGCGGTGACCCGGCCCTGGACGTGCGCGAGCCCGTTCGCGTCGTCCGCGCGCAGATGGGGAATGCCCCAGGGATCCCGGAAGATCTCGCCGACCACTGCACCCTCATTTCCCATCAGGTTAGGCTCCCCTAAGTAAGCCGTGCCGAGATCCTACGCGAAAGGGGTCCGGGCGCCAGGGGGCACCGGCGCGCGGGCCGGGCCGCGACGCGCGATCATCGGGGCATGGACGTCACTCTGCACCTCGCCCAGGACCCCGACGCCGACGCGCTGCTGGGCCGCAGCCCGCTCGCCGCGCTGACCGGGATGCTGCTGGACCAGCAGATCCCGATGGAGTGGGCGTTCAAGGGACCGGCGACGATCGCCCGGCGGCTCGGCGGGGAGGACCTGGACGCGCACGAGATCGCCGCGTACGACCCCGAGGCGTTCGCCGCGCTGCTCGCCGAGAAGCCGGCCGTGCACCGCTACCCCGGCTCGATGGCGGGCCGCGTCCAGCAGCTGTGCCGTTACCTCGTCGAGCACTACGACGGTGACGCGGAGGCGGTCTGGCGGGGCGTCACCGACGGCGGGGACCTGCTGAAGCGGCTGCGGGAACTCCCCGGCTTCGGCGAGCAGAAGGCCCGGATCTTCCTCGCCCTGCTGGGCAAGCAGCTCGGCGTGCGGCCCACGGGATGGCGGGAGGCCGCGGGCGCCTACGGCGAGGAGAAATCCTTCCGCTCCGTCGCCGACATCACCGGCCCGGAGTCGCTGGCCAAGGTGCGGGCGCACAAGCAGGAGCAGAAGGCGGCGACGAAGGCCGCGAAGTCGGCGAAGGCCGCGGGGGGTTCGGGGAAGTAGGCGGCCCTACCAGAACGGCGTTCCCGTTTCATCCCGTATTCGGGTGCCTTTTCGGTGTCGCACTGCGTCGCCATGGCTGCGCCCGGAACGCGTTGACCGGTAGGCTTTCCGTGTGATCTTCAAGCGCATCGGAAACGGCCGGCCGTACCCCGACCACGGCCGGGAGAGCACCCGGCAGTGGGCGGACGTCGCACCGCGCCCGGTCCGCCTCGATCAGCTCGTGACGACCAAGCAGCAGCTCGACCTCGAGACCCTCCTCGCCGAGGACTCGACCTTCTACGGCGACCTCTTCGCGCACGTCGTGAAGTGGCGGGGCGACCTGTACCTGGAGGACGGACTGCACCGGGCGGTGCGGGCCGCGCTCCAGCAGCGCCAGGTGCTGCACGCCCGCGTCCTCGAACTGGACTGACGCACGTCCGACGGCCCCTTCCGAGGCCCTTCTTGGCCCTTTCGGGTTGGACTGCACCCAGTCGGATGATCATCTGGTAGGCATTGCCGCCGGAGCGCACTACGCTGCGCTCATGAGCATGCTCACTCCTCCCGGCATGGGCGGCCAGTACCGGATCACGGGTGACAGGTACCCGCGGATGCGCAGGCCCCGACGGCGCGGCAGGCTCGTCGTCATGGCCGTCGCCTCCGTCGCCGTGCTCGGCGTGGGCGGCTGGGGAACGCTCCAGCTCATCGACGTGTTCACCGGCGGCGGCGACTCCGCGTCGGCGGCCGGCACCAAGGCGGCCTGCGCCGACAGGGCGAGCCGTACGGCAGCCCCGAAGGCACTGCCCGCGCCCGGGACCATCAAGGTCAACGTCCTCAACGCCACGACCCGCAGCGGCCTCGCGCAGAAGACCGCCGACGAGCTGAAGAAGCGCGGCTTCAAGATCGGCGAGGTCACCAACGCGACCAAGGAGTACGACAAGAAGGTCAAGGGCACCGGTGTGCTGCTCGGCCCCGCCGCCGCCCTCGACACCTCGCTGCCGGTGCTCGGTGCCCAGCTCGCCGGCGCCGAACGCCGTACCGACCCGGCCCGCAAGGGCGGCGAGGTCGACCTGATCATCGGCGACGGCTTCCGGGCCCTGACGAAGAAGGCGGACGCCGACAAGGCCCTGGCCGTACTGGCCGAGCCCAAGCCGGCGCCCACCTCGAAGAAGAACTGCTGAGGGCGGACGAACCGCCGGGACCGCGGGGCGCGGGTCCTACTCCGCCGCCCCGTACATCCGGTCGCCCGCGTCGCCGAGGCCCGGCACGATGTAGCCCTGCTCGTTCAGACGCTCGTCGACCGAGGCCGTCACGACCGTCACCGGCGTGCCGGCCAGCTCGCGCTCCATGACCTCGACGCCCTCGGGCGCGGCCAGCAGCACCACGGCGGTCACGTCGTCGGCGCCGCGCCTGATCAGCTCCTGGATCGCCGCGACCAGCGTGCCGCCGGTGGCGAGCATCGGGTCCAGGACGTACACCTGACGTCCGGAGAGGTCCTCCGGCATCCGGGTGGCGTACGTCGAGGCCTGCAGCGTCTCCTCGTTGCGGATCATGCCGAGGAAGCCCACCTCGGCGGTCGGCAGCAGCCGGACCATGCCGTCCAGCATGCCGAGACCGGCCCGCAGGATCGGCACCACCAGCGGGCGCGGGTGGGAGAGCTTGACCCCCGTGGTCCGCTCCACCGGCGTCTGGATGTCGACCTGCTCCGTGCGCACGTCGCGCGTGGCCTCGTAGGCGAGCAGGGTGACCAGCTCGTCGGCCAGACGGCGGAAGGTCGCGGAATCGGTGCGCTGGTCGCGCAGCGTGGTGAGCTTGTGGGCGACCAGAGGGTGGTCGACGACGTGGAGACGCATGTCGTCAACAGTAACCGGGCCCGGCAGGCCCGGCGTCCCCGCACACGGCAAGCACCCCGCACCCCGGTCACTCCTTCGCTGGCGTCAAACCGCCCGTCCGGGGGAAAGTGGGAGGGACGGACTGGGGTGGTGAACCGATGCCTGAGCAGGACGACCGAGACGCTCCGTCACCGCGCGG carries:
- the upp gene encoding uracil phosphoribosyltransferase, yielding MRLHVVDHPLVAHKLTTLRDQRTDSATFRRLADELVTLLAYEATRDVRTEQVDIQTPVERTTGVKLSHPRPLVVPILRAGLGMLDGMVRLLPTAEVGFLGMIRNEETLQASTYATRMPEDLSGRQVYVLDPMLATGGTLVAAIQELIRRGADDVTAVVLLAAPEGVEVMERELAGTPVTVVTASVDERLNEQGYIVPGLGDAGDRMYGAAE
- a CDS encoding type II toxin-antitoxin system VapB family antitoxin, producing MIFKRIGNGRPYPDHGRESTRQWADVAPRPVRLDQLVTTKQQLDLETLLAEDSTFYGDLFAHVVKWRGDLYLEDGLHRAVRAALQQRQVLHARVLELD
- a CDS encoding LytR C-terminal domain-containing protein codes for the protein MGGQYRITGDRYPRMRRPRRRGRLVVMAVASVAVLGVGGWGTLQLIDVFTGGGDSASAAGTKAACADRASRTAAPKALPAPGTIKVNVLNATTRSGLAQKTADELKKRGFKIGEVTNATKEYDKKVKGTGVLLGPAAALDTSLPVLGAQLAGAERRTDPARKGGEVDLIIGDGFRALTKKADADKALAVLAEPKPAPTSKKNC
- a CDS encoding HhH-GPD-type base excision DNA repair protein, with the protein product MDVTLHLAQDPDADALLGRSPLAALTGMLLDQQIPMEWAFKGPATIARRLGGEDLDAHEIAAYDPEAFAALLAEKPAVHRYPGSMAGRVQQLCRYLVEHYDGDAEAVWRGVTDGGDLLKRLRELPGFGEQKARIFLALLGKQLGVRPTGWREAAGAYGEEKSFRSVADITGPESLAKVRAHKQEQKAATKAAKSAKAAGGSGK